One region of Flavobacterium pisciphilum genomic DNA includes:
- a CDS encoding gliding motility-associated C-terminal domain-containing protein, translating into MKNIKIIITLFCFLPLVGLAQTADFTAVSTPAYCFTDGTITVTATNTVGRVQYELVSYRAVRSAIGVPQDDPFFSNLAPGTYTVGIYDDNNTTTPITKEVVVEDRRPSNTLTISNISSAQLAYCTGSPDPGARLYTTINGGSAPYDVAVLDASDNIVDEITNTYNLFNSFLAIPAGTYKIRVKDNCGTVVNSNSPHVVKPNIVYDFNVSTPTFWYWDNNVKVTHSGAGTVCDPVTDAYYDFNYSGGIPVITGNDVFPISQGPGVSTRMYAVEYDGIKTPYMTYDELRAYKQPLPIDINAWKPMTMWVSICGVEKSTVYNFPSRKNDFLPKLIANAGITFYIADDKSNTLCTPTGYVTLSRFSLLSGFCDPLTLTVTEKNGVEPPKQYTITGASQNDFEAQLAIGNTYILKLTDVNGSELNRFSYINVTRGQYLNTGSRTEIFLDPVLFRPSNQDDLPFELVSMADFKNFGKSQLGIKTDYAIPVPYTITVTGPNGYNFTKTINTTSYNGTLISNNLAVGAYSVRINSVTGCYDKTFPITLDRIIDRIAVTTTITPDPVACDRYVKSMNYRVHNQGELRPYPSTSFESMFNVPFVNFVVADGPAGLGYPYAVVGNSIGWNMSSQNVTAVFRGDITGLYKINLVEDRAPGKPVIEGPWEVDVKSEFPVFDMNGSGGAICTGSTTGTLGVVIRNATNPVYYLKKATDSNYPAVGQSSAYFPNLVAGDYMVKVETACYPTALEASFKMDYISNITDIISGANELCDTDQLNFSIKSLGAVTNVKWKLPDGSIQTTENLVLDNPQAGEYSVNVTTRSGCIVTDKIEVKIKARAVAADILVADSVICSGETTTLQAASTTITNPLFTWYSDASLTNVLGTGADFTTPVLAANSMYYVTAQSADFCENIPTEAKVVTVTVNLSATAADIIADSVGTCSGSTAILNADSTTITNPIFTWYSDANLTNVLGTGADFTTPVLTAEEIYYVTVKGDNACENLPGTAKEVNVTINPALVVTPPVPQIVGNQCTLPTINFDSNDPGTLYVWSVDDWSIGLEDNWISSPNIPSFKAINTGTTPVTATVTVHPIGTVCGAGSFTFTITVNPDIVLTQPADQKICTNTIVSEIDFVSNITGTTYSWVNDNPNIGLAAAGTGNIPAFTAINNDHFTAIATITVTPTANGCIGTPVTFTIEVNPEGKIDILGNQTICMGETAMLSASSMSVINPEFTWYSDETLTNVLSTDAIYSVKPLVTTIYYVTIKGDNACEANTGMPVTVIVNEIVPPTGNATQEFCLASNATVADLVTNESNVVWYDAAIAGNIVSSGTALVDGVIYYGLLNVGACESSTRLAVTAIMNEVVPPTGNATQEFCLASNATVADLVTNESNVVWYDAAIAGNIVSSGTALVDGVIYYGLLNVGTCESSTRLAVTAIMNEVVPPTGNATQEFCLASNATVADLVTNESNVVWYDAAIAGNIVLSGTALVDGVIYYGLLNVGACESSTRLAVTAIIKADLPGETIGWNTAACIADEVTYKTSTGMSDYNWIVAGGTISAGGKLDDDFVTIKWTTAGNGSVGVAFINAFNCDPIVTIHFPVTIAVCSDIAIGKVVNNPKPSVGENVIFTITASNIGTESFQNVSISEMLPSGYQFVNATASSGDYNNISGIWNVSNIAAGATQTLTLTAKVMGTGDYLNIAYLIDSTPTDHNPDNNRAEAAVVPVGIIIYNAVSANGDGVNDYFKIDGLEHYPDNTVEIYNRWGVKIYEADGYGLNDNVFRGISAGRATMKKGQVVPAGTYFYILRYRLNAESRIEKSGYLYVK; encoded by the coding sequence ATGAAAAATATAAAAATAATAATAACACTTTTTTGCTTCTTACCCTTAGTAGGGTTGGCGCAAACAGCTGATTTTACAGCTGTGAGCACTCCTGCCTATTGTTTTACAGACGGTACTATTACTGTAACTGCTACCAATACAGTTGGAAGAGTACAATATGAATTAGTGAGTTACAGAGCGGTAAGATCAGCAATCGGTGTTCCTCAAGATGATCCTTTTTTCTCGAATCTAGCTCCCGGAACGTATACAGTAGGAATATATGATGATAATAATACTACTACACCCATCACAAAAGAGGTAGTTGTAGAAGATCGTAGACCATCAAATACATTAACCATATCTAATATTTCATCTGCACAGCTTGCTTATTGTACAGGCAGTCCTGATCCAGGGGCAAGGCTATATACTACTATAAATGGTGGTTCAGCCCCTTATGATGTAGCAGTATTAGATGCTAGTGATAATATTGTAGATGAAATAACGAATACTTATAATCTATTTAATAGTTTTCTTGCTATACCTGCTGGAACTTACAAAATAAGAGTAAAGGATAATTGCGGAACTGTTGTTAATAGTAATAGTCCTCATGTAGTTAAACCTAATATAGTCTATGATTTTAACGTTTCAACACCTACATTTTGGTATTGGGATAATAATGTAAAAGTTACTCATAGCGGAGCAGGAACAGTATGCGACCCTGTGACAGATGCGTATTATGATTTTAATTATTCTGGAGGTATACCAGTGATTACAGGAAATGATGTATTTCCTATATCTCAAGGGCCAGGAGTGTCAACTAGAATGTATGCTGTAGAATATGATGGCATAAAAACGCCGTATATGACATACGATGAACTTAGAGCTTATAAACAACCTTTACCAATCGACATTAACGCATGGAAACCAATGACGATGTGGGTTTCAATTTGTGGGGTAGAAAAATCAACAGTTTATAATTTCCCTTCTAGAAAAAATGATTTTTTGCCTAAACTTATTGCAAACGCAGGGATAACATTTTACATTGCCGATGATAAATCAAATACGCTTTGTACACCAACGGGTTATGTGACTTTATCAAGATTTTCGTTGCTTTCTGGTTTTTGTGATCCACTTACTTTAACAGTTACTGAAAAAAATGGAGTAGAACCACCTAAACAATATACTATAACGGGAGCATCTCAAAATGATTTTGAAGCTCAGTTGGCCATAGGAAATACCTATATTTTAAAATTAACAGATGTAAATGGAAGCGAATTAAATAGGTTTTCTTATATAAATGTAACAAGAGGTCAATATCTAAATACAGGATCAAGAACAGAGATATTTTTGGACCCTGTTCTTTTTCGTCCTTCGAATCAAGATGATTTACCATTTGAATTAGTCAGTATGGCCGATTTTAAAAATTTTGGAAAAAGCCAGTTAGGAATTAAGACTGATTATGCAATACCAGTTCCTTATACTATAACTGTGACCGGACCTAATGGATATAATTTTACAAAAACTATTAATACTACAAGTTATAATGGAACACTAATTAGTAATAATTTGGCTGTAGGTGCTTATTCAGTTCGTATTAATTCGGTTACAGGTTGTTATGATAAAACTTTTCCAATTACATTAGATAGAATAATTGATAGAATTGCTGTTACAACTACAATTACGCCAGACCCTGTTGCGTGTGATCGCTATGTGAAAAGTATGAATTATAGAGTTCACAATCAAGGTGAACTAAGACCATATCCAAGTACTAGTTTTGAATCGATGTTTAATGTGCCTTTTGTGAATTTTGTTGTGGCTGATGGTCCAGCGGGTTTAGGTTATCCTTATGCAGTTGTAGGAAATTCTATAGGATGGAATATGTCATCACAAAATGTAACAGCAGTTTTTAGAGGTGATATCACAGGACTTTATAAAATAAATTTGGTTGAAGACAGAGCTCCTGGAAAACCTGTAATCGAGGGGCCATGGGAAGTTGATGTAAAATCAGAATTTCCTGTGTTTGATATGAATGGTTCAGGAGGGGCAATTTGTACAGGATCAACTACTGGTACATTGGGAGTAGTGATTAGAAATGCAACGAATCCAGTTTATTACTTAAAAAAAGCAACAGATAGCAATTACCCAGCAGTAGGACAAAGCTCAGCATACTTTCCTAACCTTGTGGCAGGAGATTATATGGTAAAAGTAGAAACAGCTTGTTACCCTACAGCATTAGAGGCTTCTTTTAAAATGGATTATATTAGTAATATTACTGATATAATTTCGGGAGCTAATGAGCTATGTGATACAGATCAATTAAATTTTTCTATAAAATCATTAGGTGCAGTAACTAATGTAAAATGGAAGCTTCCTGATGGAAGCATACAGACAACAGAAAATTTGGTATTAGATAATCCTCAAGCAGGGGAATATTCGGTAAATGTAACAACCCGTTCAGGATGTATTGTTACCGATAAAATTGAGGTAAAAATAAAAGCAAGAGCTGTTGCTGCCGATATATTAGTGGCTGATAGTGTAATTTGTTCAGGAGAAACAACTACGTTGCAAGCTGCAAGTACTACTATAACAAATCCTTTATTTACTTGGTATAGTGATGCTAGCTTGACAAATGTTTTAGGTACAGGCGCTGATTTTACTACGCCAGTATTAGCGGCAAATAGTATGTATTATGTTACTGCACAAAGTGCTGATTTTTGCGAAAATATCCCAACTGAGGCTAAAGTAGTAACCGTTACGGTTAATTTATCAGCAACTGCAGCAGATATTATTGCCGATTCAGTAGGTACTTGTTCAGGAAGTACAGCAATTTTAAATGCAGATAGTACAACCATTACCAATCCTATATTTACTTGGTATAGTGATGCTAATTTGACAAATGTTTTAGGCACAGGTGCAGATTTTACTACTCCAGTATTAACGGCAGAAGAAATTTATTATGTCACTGTTAAAGGTGATAATGCTTGCGAAAATTTGCCAGGAACTGCTAAAGAAGTGAATGTAACAATTAATCCAGCATTAGTTGTAACTCCACCTGTACCTCAAATTGTAGGGAATCAATGTACTTTGCCAACTATCAATTTTGATAGTAATGATCCGGGAACTTTATATGTTTGGTCAGTTGACGATTGGAGTATAGGTTTAGAAGATAATTGGATTTCAAGTCCTAATATACCTTCTTTTAAAGCAATTAATACAGGAACAACACCAGTAACTGCAACGGTAACAGTACATCCAATAGGAACAGTTTGTGGGGCAGGATCATTTACGTTTACTATTACTGTAAATCCAGATATAGTTTTAACTCAACCAGCAGATCAAAAGATTTGTACAAACACTATCGTTTCAGAAATTGATTTTGTAAGCAATATAACAGGAACTACTTATAGTTGGGTAAACGATAACCCTAATATTGGTTTAGCTGCTGCTGGTACAGGAAATATTCCTGCTTTTACAGCAATTAATAATGATCATTTTACAGCAATTGCGACAATTACTGTGACACCAACTGCAAATGGTTGTATCGGGACTCCCGTTACATTTACAATTGAGGTAAATCCAGAAGGGAAAATAGATATATTAGGTAATCAGACAATCTGCATGGGAGAAACAGCAATGTTAAGTGCAAGCAGTATGAGCGTTATTAATCCAGAGTTTACTTGGTATAGTGATGAAACTTTGACTAATGTTTTATCCACAGATGCTATTTATAGTGTAAAACCATTGGTTACAACTATTTATTATGTAACAATAAAAGGAGATAATGCTTGTGAAGCAAATACAGGTATGCCAGTAACTGTAATAGTGAATGAAATAGTACCTCCAACCGGGAATGCTACACAAGAATTTTGTTTAGCTTCAAATGCTACAGTTGCAGATTTAGTAACTAATGAAAGCAATGTTGTTTGGTATGATGCAGCAATCGCAGGAAACATAGTTTCATCGGGAACCGCTTTAGTAGATGGAGTAATTTATTACGGTTTATTAAATGTTGGAGCTTGTGAGAGCAGTACACGTTTAGCAGTAACAGCAATAATGAATGAAGTAGTACCTCCAACCGGAAATGCTACACAAGAGTTTTGTTTGGCTTCAAATGCTACAGTTGCAGATTTAGTAACTAATGAAAGCAATGTTGTTTGGTATGATGCAGCAATCGCAGGAAACATAGTTTCATCGGGAACCGCTTTAGTAGATGGAGTAATTTACTACGGTTTATTAAATGTTGGAACTTGTGAGAGCAGTACGCGTTTGGCAGTAACAGCAATAATGAATGAAGTAGTGCCTCCAACTGGAAATGCTACACAAGAATTTTGTTTAGCTTCAAATGCTACGGTTGCAGATTTAGTTACTAATGAAAGCAATGTTGTTTGGTATGATGCAGCAATCGCAGGAAACATAGTTTTATCGGGAACCGCTTTAGTAGATGGAGTAATTTATTACGGTTTATTAAATGTTGGAGCTTGTGAGAGCAGTACGCGTTTAGCAGTAACAGCAATAATTAAAGCTGACTTGCCGGGTGAAACTATTGGTTGGAATACTGCAGCTTGTATTGCCGATGAGGTAACTTATAAGACCTCTACAGGAATGTCGGATTACAATTGGATTGTGGCAGGAGGAACTATTAGTGCAGGAGGAAAATTAGATGATGATTTTGTAACAATTAAATGGACAACAGCAGGAAATGGTTCAGTTGGAGTAGCGTTTATTAATGCTTTTAATTGTGATCCGATTGTCACGATTCATTTTCCAGTAACAATAGCTGTTTGTTCAGATATTGCAATAGGAAAAGTGGTAAACAATCCAAAACCATCAGTTGGTGAGAATGTAATATTTACAATAACAGCAAGTAATATAGGAACAGAAAGTTTTCAAAATGTAAGTATTAGCGAAATGTTGCCATCAGGGTATCAGTTTGTAAATGCAACAGCTTCTTCAGGAGATTATAATAATATCAGTGGAATTTGGAATGTCTCAAATATAGCTGCAGGAGCAACCCAAACGTTAACGCTAACAGCAAAAGTAATGGGTACAGGTGATTATCTTAACATAGCTTATTTGATTGATTCAACGCCTACAGATCATAATCCAGATAACAACCGCGCAGAAGCTGCTGTTGTTCCTGTGGGGATAATTATCTATAATGCAGTTTCGGCCAATGGAGATGGGGTAAATGATTACTTTAAGATAGATGGTCTAGAGCATTATCCAGACAATACGGTAGAAATTTATAATCGTTGGGGAGTTAAAATCTATGAAGCTGATGGTTACGGATTAAATGATAATGTATTCCGTGGTATTTCTGCAGGAAGAGCAACTATGAAAAAAGGGCAAGTTGTACCAGCTGGAACTTATTTTTATATACTGCGCTATAGACTAAATGCAGAATCAAGAATTGAAAAAAGCGGCTATTTGTATGTTAAGTAA
- a CDS encoding DUF2853 family protein, with protein MSARDELIVKYAADLKDKCGVTPDMDLLTKVTIGCGPSIYNADAATVAGTQKTELDTVKNNFLIKKLGLPDTPALDAGIDAVLEKYGRSNKNKYRAVVYYLLTKHFKKESVYK; from the coding sequence ATGAGTGCAAGAGACGAATTAATTGTAAAATATGCTGCTGATTTAAAAGACAAATGTGGCGTAACTCCAGATATGGATTTATTGACAAAAGTAACTATTGGTTGCGGGCCGTCAATATATAATGCAGATGCAGCAACAGTTGCAGGAACGCAAAAAACAGAATTAGATACAGTGAAGAATAATTTCTTAATTAAGAAATTAGGTTTACCAGACACACCAGCTTTAGACGCTGGAATAGATGCTGTACTAGAAAAATATGGACGCTCAAACAAGAACAAATATAGAGCAGTTGTGTATTATTTATTGACAAAACACTTTAAGAAAGAAAGTGTTTATAAATAG
- a CDS encoding thioredoxin family protein encodes MRFIYLSLLILFIHAGNAQNQFVHDDISYKDALVKAKQENKPVFVMLFATWCPHCNVMKNSTFQDATVMTFLESNYVCVWKDIDKPEGLALKTKFDTKSLPSFIIVDSNETILYNLKGEIKAAEFLNEIKNALNPKMQLPYLEKQFLADPSNANKCLAYLNTLRKGRERVDLSKATHTYLATQSDSQLLTEMNWRIIANGVSDIKSHEFQYVLQHQKEFGNVASPDRVEKKIINIVTELLRPYTESLDTVNYYKQREIAKSIRLQKTDSLIFSYDLTIAERSTNWKYYNKTALDGTQKYVWNTPSALKEIGQVYLKNITDVESLKKSIEWVKRSLEINDAYDGNLLLSRLYIKIKDKKSALVYAKKAKTICEEMGWDSKDADALLAELK; translated from the coding sequence ATGCGTTTTATTTATCTATCCCTACTTATACTTTTTATACATGCCGGAAATGCTCAAAATCAATTTGTTCACGATGATATTAGCTATAAAGATGCTTTAGTAAAGGCAAAACAAGAAAACAAACCTGTCTTCGTTATGTTATTTGCTACTTGGTGCCCTCATTGTAATGTAATGAAGAATAGTACTTTTCAAGATGCTACAGTAATGACTTTTTTAGAAAGTAACTATGTTTGTGTCTGGAAAGATATTGATAAGCCAGAGGGGCTTGCACTAAAAACCAAATTTGACACCAAATCATTACCTAGTTTTATAATTGTTGATTCTAACGAAACTATATTATATAATTTGAAAGGTGAAATAAAAGCTGCTGAATTTTTAAATGAAATTAAAAATGCTTTAAATCCTAAAATGCAATTGCCTTATCTTGAAAAACAGTTTTTGGCAGACCCTAGTAATGCTAACAAATGCTTGGCTTATTTAAATACATTGAGAAAAGGTCGTGAAAGAGTTGATTTATCCAAAGCTACCCACACTTACCTTGCTACACAATCTGACTCGCAATTACTTACCGAAATGAACTGGCGTATTATTGCTAATGGTGTAAGTGATATCAAATCGCATGAATTCCAATATGTATTACAGCACCAAAAAGAATTTGGAAATGTTGCTTCTCCTGATCGTGTAGAGAAAAAAATAATCAATATAGTAACTGAATTACTACGTCCTTACACCGAAAGTTTAGATACCGTTAATTACTATAAACAAAGAGAAATTGCTAAATCAATTCGTCTCCAAAAAACAGACTCTCTTATTTTTTCTTATGATTTAACAATTGCTGAAAGAAGTACTAATTGGAAGTATTATAATAAAACTGCCTTAGATGGAACTCAAAAATATGTATGGAATACTCCAAGTGCCTTAAAAGAAATTGGACAGGTTTATCTAAAAAATATTACTGATGTAGAAAGCTTAAAAAAATCAATCGAATGGGTAAAACGTTCTTTAGAGATAAATGATGCCTACGACGGGAACTTATTATTATCACGACTTTATATTAAAATTAAAGATAAAAAATCAGCTTTAGTCTATGCAAAAAAAGCAAAAACTATCTGTGAAGAAATGGGTTGGGACTCGAAAGATGCTGATGCTCTCTTGGCTGAACTTAAATAA
- a CDS encoding M20/M25/M40 family metallo-hydrolase has product MKPQILIYALTFLFFSPFIHSQTNDDPEIRKMITEVKAENLENTVVKLVSFGTRHTLSDTKSKTRGIGAAQKWVKSEFDKYALESNGRLTATIDYFTVKADGKRILKDSELGNVMATLKGTDPTDNRVLIISGHLDSRVSDVMNIKDDAPGANDDGSGVAAMMEIAKIMSKRSFPCTIIFVAVTGEEQGLYGARHLAELAKESKWNIIAMINNDMIGNSLSSGTNLRDNTQVRVFSETIPYLETEDEAKIRKATNKDNDSPSRQFARYIKTVTNQYVDQLSINLIYRNDRFLRGGDHTPFSQNGFTAVRFCEMNENFNHQHQDLRTENNIKYGDLPEFMDFEYLRKITCSNLATLSNLAWSPKAPINVGIEVKSLSNSSTLSWNPAEDKKVYGYQVLMRETASSHWEKTFFTNDTKIELPYSKDNFFFAVQAVDSLGHSSLAVFPIPIR; this is encoded by the coding sequence ATGAAACCACAAATCCTTATCTATGCCCTTACCTTTCTATTTTTCTCCCCATTTATTCATTCCCAAACCAATGATGACCCTGAAATAAGAAAAATGATTACTGAGGTTAAAGCCGAAAATCTTGAAAATACCGTTGTAAAATTGGTTTCTTTTGGAACCAGACACACTTTGAGTGACACCAAAAGTAAAACACGAGGAATTGGTGCTGCTCAAAAATGGGTGAAATCTGAATTTGATAAATATGCATTAGAATCTAACGGAAGACTAACCGCTACTATTGATTACTTTACTGTAAAAGCTGATGGAAAGCGAATCCTAAAAGACAGCGAACTAGGGAATGTTATGGCTACTCTAAAAGGAACCGACCCTACTGATAATCGTGTGCTTATCATTAGTGGACATCTGGATTCACGTGTATCTGATGTTATGAATATCAAAGATGATGCTCCTGGCGCAAACGATGACGGTTCTGGAGTTGCTGCAATGATGGAAATAGCCAAAATCATGAGCAAAAGATCTTTTCCTTGTACAATCATTTTTGTAGCTGTTACAGGCGAAGAACAAGGACTTTATGGCGCTAGACATCTTGCTGAATTAGCCAAAGAATCTAAATGGAATATTATTGCCATGATAAATAATGATATGATTGGAAACAGCTTATCCAGTGGTACAAACCTTCGTGATAATACTCAGGTTAGGGTTTTTAGCGAAACTATTCCTTATCTGGAAACGGAAGATGAAGCCAAAATCCGAAAAGCCACAAACAAAGACAATGACAGTCCGTCTAGACAATTTGCGAGATATATTAAAACTGTTACAAATCAATATGTTGATCAATTGAGCATTAATCTTATTTACAGAAATGATCGTTTTTTACGTGGTGGCGATCATACACCATTTAGCCAAAATGGTTTTACTGCAGTACGCTTTTGTGAAATGAACGAAAACTTCAATCACCAACACCAAGATTTAAGAACTGAAAACAATATAAAATATGGTGATCTTCCTGAGTTTATGGATTTTGAATATTTAAGAAAAATTACCTGTTCTAACTTGGCTACCTTATCAAACTTAGCTTGGTCTCCCAAAGCTCCTATTAATGTAGGTATTGAAGTAAAATCACTCTCTAATTCATCTACATTGTCATGGAATCCTGCTGAAGATAAAAAAGTATATGGGTATCAAGTTTTGATGCGTGAAACAGCATCCTCGCATTGGGAAAAAACTTTTTTTACTAATGACACAAAAATAGAACTTCCTTATTCTAAAGATAATTTTTTCTTTGCAGTACAGGCTGTAGACTCTCTAGGGCATTCTAGCTTAGCCGTTTTCCCTATTCCTATACGATAA
- a CDS encoding GNAT family N-acetyltransferase, whose protein sequence is MSVTIRPATSHDLDKILDIVNYSILHTTANYSYETQTIEVQKKWFEDKNTKNLPVIVAELDGKVIGFGSYGPFREKIGYQYTVEHSVYVTENIIGKGIGSKLLTELIRLAKEQGYHVMIGAIDADNAGSIAFHEKFGFVTTGTIREVGYKFDHWLDLVFMQLTLK, encoded by the coding sequence ATGTCTGTTACAATTCGACCAGCAACTTCTCACGATTTAGATAAAATTCTTGACATTGTTAACTACTCTATTTTGCATACTACTGCTAATTATAGCTATGAAACCCAAACTATTGAAGTTCAAAAAAAATGGTTTGAAGATAAAAACACCAAAAACTTACCTGTTATTGTAGCTGAACTGGATGGTAAAGTTATAGGCTTTGGTAGTTATGGTCCATTTAGAGAAAAAATTGGATATCAATACACGGTAGAACATTCTGTTTATGTAACTGAGAATATAATTGGTAAAGGCATTGGTTCTAAATTATTGACTGAATTAATTCGCTTGGCCAAAGAGCAAGGGTATCATGTTATGATTGGTGCGATTGATGCAGATAATGCAGGAAGTATTGCTTTTCATGAAAAATTTGGTTTTGTAACAACTGGAACTATTCGTGAAGTTGGATATAAATTTGATCACTGGCTTGATTTGGTTTTCATGCAATTGACACTGAAATAA
- the menD gene encoding 2-succinyl-5-enolpyruvyl-6-hydroxy-3-cyclohexene-1-carboxylic-acid synthase: protein MIYPKIPLAQSIIQICLEKGITNIIISPGSRNAPLTIGFVSNPAFQCYSIADERCAAFFALGIAQQTQEPTALVCTSGSALLNYYPAFAEAFYSQIPLIVISADRPQSKIDIGDGQTIRQENVYINHSLYNANLHEDVSLENDKKINEAIDTARAQKGPVHINAPFEEPLYETVSELTVTPIINTYVKENQSEAIADLATMLADWNKSTRKMVLVGVNEPNSISQEIIERLANDESVVVLTETTSNLHHSSFVNSIDTLITPFTPADFEDFQPEILVTFGGMIVSKRIKAFLRKYKPKQHWHIDTLRAYDTFGASPNHIKTKPSDFFETFLSQTESIKSDYFSKIEKINALRKVKAQEYLTKIPFSDFKVFEKVIESLPKNSQLQISNSSAIRYAQLIDIDSSIDVFCNRGTSGIDGSTSTAIGAAVGNLKPAVFITGDISFLYDSNALWNSYIPNNFKIIIVNNGGGGIFRILPGHQEQPVFNTFFETSHHLTAEYMAGMFKMNYIKANDESSLQLGLQSLYEVNNAPAILEIFTPTIENDKILLQFFKELV, encoded by the coding sequence ATGATTTACCCCAAAATACCACTTGCACAGAGTATCATTCAAATTTGTTTAGAAAAAGGAATAACCAACATTATTATATCTCCCGGGTCACGAAATGCCCCTTTAACCATAGGATTTGTTAGTAACCCTGCATTTCAGTGTTACAGTATTGCTGATGAAAGATGTGCTGCATTTTTTGCATTAGGAATCGCTCAACAAACCCAAGAACCAACAGCCTTAGTTTGTACTTCGGGTTCGGCATTATTAAATTATTATCCCGCTTTTGCAGAAGCATTTTATAGTCAGATTCCACTAATTGTAATCTCAGCTGATCGTCCGCAAAGCAAAATAGACATAGGCGATGGGCAAACCATCCGTCAGGAAAATGTATATATAAATCATTCTCTGTATAATGCGAATTTGCATGAAGATGTTTCGCTAGAAAATGACAAGAAAATAAATGAAGCAATAGATACAGCCAGAGCACAAAAAGGGCCTGTACACATTAATGCTCCATTCGAAGAACCTTTGTATGAAACGGTATCAGAACTTACAGTAACGCCAATAATTAATACTTACGTAAAAGAAAACCAGTCAGAAGCAATAGCTGATTTAGCAACCATGCTTGCAGATTGGAACAAATCGACTCGTAAGATGGTGCTTGTGGGAGTAAATGAGCCTAATAGTATTAGTCAAGAAATAATTGAAAGATTAGCCAATGATGAGTCAGTTGTTGTTTTAACAGAAACAACATCTAATTTGCATCATTCTAGTTTTGTAAATAGTATAGACACATTAATTACACCGTTTACACCAGCTGATTTTGAAGATTTTCAACCAGAAATTTTAGTCACTTTTGGAGGAATGATAGTTTCTAAACGAATCAAGGCATTTTTAAGAAAGTACAAGCCAAAGCAACATTGGCATATAGATACGCTAAGAGCGTATGATACATTTGGAGCTTCACCCAATCATATAAAAACAAAACCAAGCGATTTCTTTGAAACTTTCTTGTCTCAAACAGAATCTATCAAAAGTGATTATTTTTCAAAAATTGAAAAAATTAATGCTTTAAGAAAAGTAAAAGCGCAAGAATACTTAACTAAAATTCCGTTTTCAGACTTTAAAGTCTTCGAAAAAGTAATTGAATCATTGCCTAAAAATAGTCAGTTGCAAATAAGTAATAGTTCAGCTATTCGATATGCACAATTAATTGATATAGATTCGTCAATAGATGTTTTCTGTAATAGAGGTACAAGTGGTATCGATGGTAGTACATCGACAGCTATAGGAGCTGCAGTAGGTAATTTGAAGCCAGCAGTTTTCATCACAGGAGATATTAGTTTTTTGTATGACAGTAATGCTTTATGGAATAGCTACATTCCGAATAATTTTAAAATTATAATTGTAAATAATGGTGGTGGAGGAATCTTCCGCATTTTGCCAGGGCATCAAGAGCAACCAGTTTTTAATACTTTCTTTGAAACATCTCATCATTTAACTGCCGAATATATGGCAGGAATGTTCAAAATGAATTATATAAAAGCCAATGATGAAAGCTCATTACAATTGGGATTACAATCATTATATGAGGTAAATAATGCTCCAGCTATTTTGGAAATTTTTACACCAACAATAGAAAACGATAAAATATTGCTACAGTTTTTTAAAGAATTAGTATGA